The following proteins are co-located in the Silene latifolia isolate original U9 population chromosome 1, ASM4854445v1, whole genome shotgun sequence genome:
- the LOC141613206 gene encoding DNA-dependent metalloprotease WSS1-like, whose protein sequence is MHKDLSDLNKVWAIKPLKMAGEKEARKILEDVAKQVQPIMYKHKWKVQLLSEFCPSNPALMGLNIDGGAEIKLRLRRQERQWDFFTYEQILDTMLHELCHNEHGPHNTDFYKLLDELRLECEELMAKGITGAGRGFDIPGRRLGGFSQPPPLPLLRQHALAAAERRAQRGTLLPSGPRRLGGDSSIKAALSPNQAAAMAAERRLHDDMWCGSKSVGGTQNQSDNASSSTNSWQTQDFTWPGNASSPIGNPSSPVSSLPSWESHENTGTQETWQCDACTLINKPLALTCEACETPRIEKVELQLRNWSCRFCTLINSNGSEKCSACGEWRYSYGPPTTGYTPHVGT, encoded by the exons ATGCATAAAGACTTGAGTGATCTTAACAAAGTATGGGCAATAAAGCCTCTCAAGATGGCCGGAGAAAAAGAGGCTCGGAAAATTTTGGAGGATGTGGCAAAGCAGGTGCAGCCAATCATGTACAAGCATAAATGGAAAGTCCAGCTCCTCTCTGAGTTTTG CCCTTCAAATCCAGCTCTCATGGGACTGAATATAGATGGAGGCGCCGAGATTAAGCTAAGATTGCGAAGGCAAGAAAGGCAATGGGATTTCTTTACCTATGAGCAAATTCTCGATACTATGCTTCATGAACTGTGTCACAATGAACATGGTCCACATAACACTGATTTCTACAAACTCTTAGATGAGCTTAGATTG gaatgtgaagaacTAATGGCAAAGGGAATTACAGGTGCCGGTAGAGGGTTTGATATACCAGGAAGGCGGTTAGGTGGGTTCTCACAGCCACCACCTTTGCCACTTCTCCGCCAACATGCATTGGCAGCTGCTGAAAGAAGAGCACAACGTGGAACTTTGCTGCCGTCAGGGCCTAGGCGCCTTGGTGGTGACAGTAGTATTAAGGCTGCTCTAAGTCCAAATCAAGCTGCTGCCATGGCTGCAGAAAGAAGATTACATGATGACATGTGGTGTGGGTCTAAATCTGTGGGAGGTACCCAAAACCAATCAGATAATGCATCATCTTCAACCAATTCTTGGCAAACACAAGATTTTACTTGGCCTGGTAACGCATCTTCCCCTATTGGCAACCCATCTTCTCCTGTTTCGAGTTTGCCATCTTGGGAAAGCCATGAAAATACAGGAACTCAAGAGACTTGGCAATGTGATGCCTGTACTTTGATCAATAAG CCATTAGCTTTAACATGTGAAGCATGTGAAACACCAAGAATCGAGAAAGTCGAACTGCAGCTCAGAAACTGGTCATGTAGATTCTGCACCCTGATCAACAGCAATGGGTCAGAAAAATGTTCAGCTTGTGGGGAATGGAGATATTCATATGGTCCTCCTACTACTGGTTATACGCCACACGTCGGGACTTGA